CTGGAAGCCAGCAGCATCACCGTAATGGTCATGGCCAGAGAAGTTGCAACCACAGCGACCGTCAACATACTTTGCACAGGTTTAAACCATAAGTTCCGCCAGGCAATCAACAGGTGAATCACGGTAACTCCCTCCCCTGCCGGCGCATTTCCAATATGCGCGGGAATCGGGACATAACCTCCCGGTCGTGAGTTGCCAAGACCAAAGTACTATGGTTTTGTTCGCATAATTCCTGCAAAAGCTCTAATACAACTTTCACATTACCTTGGTCCAGACTGGCGGTAGGCTCGTCCGCCAAAATCAAACGCGGCTTGTTTATCAGCGCGCGAGCCACGGCGACCCGCTGCTGCTCGCCTGTGCTTAAGCGGGCCGGTTTATCATCCGCCCTGTCAGCCAGACCTACCTTTGTCAATAGCGGCAAAATTTCATTCCGCCGGCCTTGGGAAGAGCTGCGACTGCCAAAAGCAACCGCTACCAAAATATTTTCCAGCACGCTAAGACTGTTAAGCAGGTTAAAATTTTGAAATATATAGCCGACATTATGGGCCCGCCAAGCGTCCCGCCTGGCTTCCGGCAGATGGTCGATTCTTTCCTCGTCCCAAAGTATTTCGCCGGCTGTGGGAGAAATTAAACCGGCGATCAGATGAAGCAGCGTTGTTTTACCTGATCCGCTGGGCCCTGCCAGGATAAGCTGTTCACCTTGCCCAATACGAAGTTGATCCACCGCAGTTACCGTAATCATTTCACCATTGGGGTGACGGAATTGTTTTACCAGATTATGAATTTCCAGCATGAGCTTCCCCCCCTGGTTAATTTAACCGGTTATTCAGCTTTTTCCACATTATCTGCCTGGATGCGCACCAGGCTGACAAAACCGGTTTCCGCATCCAGTTCATTCCCCAACTCCAGTATGCCGGTGACGCGGATTGGCTGGTCGAAAGGCAAGGCCGTTACCGGTTCCTTCAGCTTAACAACCACAATATTGTTGGGCCAGTCAGCATCGGTCGAACAGAAGGGGCAGACAGCCATAGGCACTTGCGTCAAAACGAAGAATGCCAGAGTGGGCTTTAACGGCGGCGCCATAAAACCGGTCATGGATACTCTTTTTCCTTGTAAATCAGTTAATTTCTGGGAAAATTGCAGCCCCAGCGACGAAGCGCCGCTGTACATTTCACTAAACTCGACAGGAGTCGCCGGACCGAGAAACCATTGGTCCCAAAACGGAGCTGCTTGCGCCGTCCGAAAGAAAAGGGACGGTTCCCGGTAAGGAACCGTCTTTGCAGCAGGCGGATCACATGGTGAAAAACCTCCGGCTAACATAAAGCCCAGAATAATTCCAATCAGCCATCGCCATGGAATAATTTTATTCATGTCAATCAGCCTCGCAATCCGGCTATTTTAAACCGCGTTTGCCGTCAAGACCAAGCGCCCGGACCATAGCGAAGAAGACTTCGGTATTGTCCATAACTCCGTTAAAATATTCTGCGCCCGGACCATCGGCATTCAAAACTATATCATCGGCGGAATGCACTTCGGAAGGGTCGGATGCAGGAATGTTGCCGGGCTGGAATTCACCGGTGGTCTGGGGGTTGGCCACTGCTTTGTCCTTAGCCATAATGGCCGGTACAGTAGGCTCGGCTTTGAATCTGTAGTCAGCATTGAAGTCCGGATGGTTGGCAAACTGAACTGCCAAGGTTATATCCGGATTGGGATCATCGGGAAAGCCATCCTTGTTATTGTCTTCAAAAGTTGGCCAGACGGAATCGGCATATGTGCGTACCGCCTCCCGGCCTTTTTTGCCGTCCAGCTCATGATAGGTGCCGGTGATGCTGGCGCCATGAGAGTGGTCGGCAACAATAATAATCAAAGTATCGCCGTTTTTCTTGGCAAAAGTTTTGGCAATGCCTACCGCCTTGTCCATTTCAATGGTGTCGTATGTGGCACGCTGCCAGTCCAGTACATGCAGCTGTTTATCAATGGAAGCGCCCTCAACCATCAGGAAGAAACCGTTGGGGTTTTTGCTCAAAACGTCGATGGCTTTTTGGGTCATGTTCATCAGATTGGGTTGGTCGTTAAAGCCGCCTAATACACTGGGGGTTTTCAGCATTTCACGGTCAATGTAAACATTCAGATTGTCCAGTTGATACAAGCCAAGCAGTTTGCTGGCACTGGCCGGCGTAGCCAAAAGTTCGCTCTTGGTACCCGAGAAGCTGTAACCGAGTTTTTTGAAGTCTTCGACGAGGTTCTTTTGGTCAGTCCGTTTGGATCCGGGAGTGCTCATGGGCAGGAAATGACGGGAACCGCCGCCAAGAATAACATCCGGGCGATGGGCCGGATCAAGCATGGATTCAGCGATGAAGTTCTGCTCGGCCCGTCTGCGGGTATGAGCCACCATGGCAGCCGGTGTTGCATCGGTAATATTGGCGGTGGATACAATTCCTGTAGCCATGCCTTTGGTGCGTTTGGCAAGCTCAACGATATTTTCAACTTTGGGATCGTCAAAGGGGTCCTTGGTGCTGTCAGCGTAAACACCCATGGCGTTTACTACCGATTTATGCCCGGTGGCGTAAGCGGAAGCGCTGTTGGCCGAGTCGGTAACCAAGGAATCGTAACCGGAGGTGGTAATAAGAGACATATTAGACATTTTTTCCATTTCCAGTAGGTCGTTATATTTGCCTTCGGTAATGCCTTTGGACAGAATGCGGGCCATTTGGCGGGCCGGCAGGCTCATACCGTCGCCAATAAACAGAATTACGTTTTTTGCCCGTTTCGGTGCAACATTATTTACTGCCTCGTATTTGACCGTCCGGCTTGTCCCGCCGGCTTTTACGGCAATTTCCAGCTTGCCGGGATTTTTGAAGGCAACCTGGTTGATGCGGTATGAGGCAAGAGAACCGTCAAGTTTGGCCGCCGCCGCTTTGCCAAAGTATTTATCAGCGGCAGTGCCATTTACCGTTACTTGAATGTCGGCGGAAGTCGCGTCTTTAACTTCAACCAGAAAGTCGAATGTTTGTCCAACCACAAATTTAGCCTGGTCGATAGGCAGGACGGTAATGGGCGATGGTGCGGGCGCAGCCAAACCTACAGTCAAGCTGCTCAGCAGGCACACAATAACAGCCAGTGCTGTCGCCAGTTTTGCGGTTTTAGCCTTTAGACGGAAAAATAGATTTTGCGGAATCAATACCAAGACCTCCCTTAAGCAATAATTTCAATTGTCTAATATTTATTATAAAAGATAAATTTTCTAAATTGTATTAAAATATTGTAAAAATATTGTTAAATTTAGTCGCATTGTCCGGCGAAGTTTTTCAACATATTTACATTGTAATTGGCGAGAGTGGACAAAAATCTTAAGCCTGTGTTACGAATAGCCTAAAGGCTGCAATTGAAATTTAAATGAAATTTTAAGGTTCTAGGGTAATAAAAAATGGCCGCGGTGAATATCTTTACTTGCGTACAAGTTTAACAGCATCCCCACTGGAGGGATTACTTTGGAATTATATAGGTTTATTGATGAGCTTTCTTTTCGCTTAGCGAGCTTCAGCATTGCCGATCTTATTAATTTTAAGATGATTTTTCTCAGCATAATCCTGGAAGCCCTGCCTTTTATTCTCCTCAGTGTTTTTGTATCAGCCCTGTTGCATAACTTTGTTTCCGAAGAATTGATTCGCCGTGTTTTACCGAAAAACAAATACCTGAGCATTCTTCTTGCTTGCTTTCTAGGCGTGATTTTTCCGGTCTGTGATTGCGGCATGGTGCCTATTATCCGCAGACTGGTGTTAAAAAAAGTACCAATCTACACCGCTGTTTCATTTATGCTGGCGGCGCCGGTCATAAACCCGGTGGCGGCAGCGGCTACCACTTTCGCTTTTCGCGGCTATACTGATTTTAATATGGTGTATCTGCGGCTGGGGTTAACTTTTTTTGTATCCTTCCTCACCGGCGCATTACTTAGTCAGTTTGTCATAGGCAGTCAGCTAAGAAGCGCTCATTATCACCTCTCCGACTGCAGCTGCCCGGACAGTGATTCTCCTGTCCCACTATCTTTTACTGGAAAAATTTTTAAGACATTAGCCGATGCCGGCGACGAGTTTTTTGAAATGGGAAAATATCTAATCCTGGGCGCATTCTTGGGAACTATTGCCCAAACGGTAATATCAAGGGCGCTGTTGCTGTCAGTCGGTCAGGATCCGCTTGCATCCATTTTTTCTATGATTGCCTTTGCCTTTGCCATATCGGTTTGTTCGTCAGCCGATGCTTTCATAGCCGCCTCTTTCAGTGCCAGTTTCACGCCGGGTTCCCTGCTCGCCTTCATGGTTTTCGGTCCCGCGCTTGATCTTAAAAACACCATCATGCTGCTGCACACTTTTAAGTCGCGTTTTGTAGTG
This window of the Methylomusa anaerophila genome carries:
- a CDS encoding ABC transporter ATP-binding protein, which translates into the protein MLEIHNLVKQFRHPNGEMITVTAVDQLRIGQGEQLILAGPSGSGKTTLLHLIAGLISPTAGEILWDEERIDHLPEARRDAWRAHNVGYIFQNFNLLNSLSVLENILVAVAFGSRSSSQGRRNEILPLLTKVGLADRADDKPARLSTGEQQRVAVARALINKPRLILADEPTASLDQGNVKVVLELLQELCEQNHSTLVLATHDREVMSRFPRILEMRRQGRELP
- a CDS encoding alkaline phosphatase; this encodes MIPQNLFFRLKAKTAKLATALAVIVCLLSSLTVGLAAPAPSPITVLPIDQAKFVVGQTFDFLVEVKDATSADIQVTVNGTAADKYFGKAAAAKLDGSLASYRINQVAFKNPGKLEIAVKAGGTSRTVKYEAVNNVAPKRAKNVILFIGDGMSLPARQMARILSKGITEGKYNDLLEMEKMSNMSLITTSGYDSLVTDSANSASAYATGHKSVVNAMGVYADSTKDPFDDPKVENIVELAKRTKGMATGIVSTANITDATPAAMVAHTRRRAEQNFIAESMLDPAHRPDVILGGGSRHFLPMSTPGSKRTDQKNLVEDFKKLGYSFSGTKSELLATPASASKLLGLYQLDNLNVYIDREMLKTPSVLGGFNDQPNLMNMTQKAIDVLSKNPNGFFLMVEGASIDKQLHVLDWQRATYDTIEMDKAVGIAKTFAKKNGDTLIIIVADHSHGASITGTYHELDGKKGREAVRTYADSVWPTFEDNNKDGFPDDPNPDITLAVQFANHPDFNADYRFKAEPTVPAIMAKDKAVANPQTTGEFQPGNIPASDPSEVHSADDIVLNADGPGAEYFNGVMDNTEVFFAMVRALGLDGKRGLK
- a CDS encoding permease, whose protein sequence is MELYRFIDELSFRLASFSIADLINFKMIFLSIILEALPFILLSVFVSALLHNFVSEELIRRVLPKNKYLSILLACFLGVIFPVCDCGMVPIIRRLVLKKVPIYTAVSFMLAAPVINPVAAAATTFAFRGYTDFNMVYLRLGLTFFVSFLTGALLSQFVIGSQLRSAHYHLSDCSCPDSDSPVPLSFTGKIFKTLADAGDEFFEMGKYLILGAFLGTIAQTVISRALLLSVGQDPLASIFSMIAFAFAISVCSSADAFIAASFSASFTPGSLLAFMVFGPALDLKNTIMLLHTFKSRFVVLLIIITTVLCAGGAFFINQL